Proteins encoded by one window of Salvia splendens isolate huo1 chromosome 14, SspV2, whole genome shotgun sequence:
- the LOC121764226 gene encoding uncharacterized protein LOC121764226, whose amino-acid sequence MPPRRNVRNGNRAPTPQTTVDEIVAQTTPQPPSPPPPPQVDREIVKLFLKQKPPVFDGMGKSENAESWIRALERIFTILMCNDAERMTCVTYQLTRLADFWWDTKMKTMPRDQVGRITWENFKEAIYNKYVPKSYRKAKAAKFYNLTQGRMSVT is encoded by the coding sequence atgccgccaagacgtaatGTAAGGAATGGGAACCGGGCGCCTACACCTCAGACGACGGTAGACGAGATTGTAGCGCAAACAACGCCACAACCACCTTCACCACCTCCTCCGCCTCAAGTAGACCGAGAAATTGTGAAGTTGTTCCTGAAACAAAAACCACCTGTCTTCGATGGAATGGGAAAGTCGGAAAACGCTGAAAGTTGGATACGCGCATTAGAGCGTATTTTCACGATTCTAATGTGCAACGATGCAGAACGAATGacttgtgtgacctaccaatTAACTAGGTTagctgacttctggtgggataccaagatgaagACCATGCCACGAGATCAAGTGGGTAGAATAACTTGGGAGAATTTCAAGGAGGCAATATATAACAAGTACGTGCCAAAGAGCTACCGAAAGGCGAAGGCGGCTAAGTTTTATAACTTAACCCAAGGGCGCATGTCGGTGACTTAA